Sequence from the Acomys russatus chromosome 12, mAcoRus1.1, whole genome shotgun sequence genome:
GGAGAGACCTCAGTCTCAGCTCGGAAAAGAACAATGTAACCAGCCAGTGCACAGCACTTTCTTCTGAGCCCAAGTCAAAAGCAGACACTTGCTGGTAAGTCTGATGATGCAAGTTCAGACCACCTTGCCAGCTACAATGAAACCTCAGCATTTCAAAGACAGCAAAGCACtggcttggtctctctctctctcccctctaccAACCCATCTACTTCAGAGTCCATCACCCCCATTAAAATATGGCTCTAAGATTAAGATGGAGTCAAGGCTGAGATGATAAAATATTGGTGGCCAACGAGTATAAGAAATTCAGAAAGGGCCACAGGTAGAAAGGACTTCAGGTTTGAGGTTAGGAAACTTTGCAGAAGCCAGAATAAGTAAAACCAAAGCAAGGAGAAAGACGCaatataataacataataataaaaacagaaacaatgtaGACAGAGCCAGGGCTAATTGTTCAGAAAGGTCTGTACTAGTGATCACAGCAAAAGGACACCAAAAGCAACCTTGTAGACGATAACTTAGAAAAGCAGCACCAGATACCTCAGGCTGTGACTGAGGCTGCTCTTCCCAGGATGCACCTGCAAACTCAAAGCCTTCACTAGCTCCACTGAGGCCCAGAAATGTTTCCTCTCTCAACAGGTCAGTCAATCATTCCTGTACAGCAAGTGCTGATACAGATTAAGCGAATGTGGTCAGAAATGCTCTCCATATGCGCTGACCACTATCCATGCCATCCTTACTCTGTAAGGAACAACAAGAATTCaaaatccttctttctttttggagacaggcgtctcattatatagccttggctgaccttgaactcacaaacccacctgcctccacctcctgggttctgggattaaaggtatgtgccaccatgagcAGCCTAGAAATTGATttttagaagtaaaataaatgggtcagtgagatggctcagcaagtaaagacaCGTGCTGCCacgtctgaggacctgagttcaatttctgggaCCATGTGGTAGGAGAAAACTCCCCCAAATTGTCCTCAGCCCTGCATGTGTGCCATAGCATTCTCTCCTGACCCCTACATGCATACAaagtaaatgcaattttaaaaattaaataaaaaaaaaaaataatgggagaACCAAAAACATagccaataaatatttaagaCTTAACACCAATTTATAAAACACCAACAAGGGATAAAACTTGGGAGGTATGTAAGAagtcttctttttgagacaggagggACTCACTCAATAACTTAGAACTATGTACCTCAGGCTAAACTCAAATtcatggcaatccttctgcctcaggccaagtgctggaatgaccAGCACCAGCCAAACACCTGGCAAACCTTCACTTGGCTTATCTAGTATTGAATTTCTGAAGAGAGGGTTAGGAGGATGGCTCGGCTGGTAGACGTGCTGGCTGCCAAGGCTGACGACCCGAGTTCAGCCTCTGGGACCCGCTTGGTAGATGGGGAGAAACCAGTCCTGCAGTTCTTTTCTGACCTTCGCTCTCATCTCACGAGATAGCTCAGGctggattaaaaaaattaagatcctTTTGGCTTAGCCTTCGGTCCTGGGATTCCAAGTATGAGTGAGCACAGCCAGTTTTCCTAAACTCTTTAAAAACAGTTAGTGTAggggtgggcgtggtggtgcacatctttagtctCCGCatttgagagccagaggcaggtggatctctttgagttcaagggccagcctgggctacacagtgagacgtgagtgaaggtcagaagacagccagagcagcacagtgaggccctgtctctagTCCTCAGTCCAGCTAACAATAACAAGTATCATAGTCTTACTTTCCTTGAGGTCTTTCCCCTTCAATGAAAAGCCTTTGAGCTGAGCATCAAAGACTTCGCCTGTTGACTtgactttgttgttttgagacaaggtctctatgtCCTCAACCTCtaggtcacaacccctttggggatctAATGATTctgtcacaggggtcacctagGACCATTAAAAAAGCCAGagatttatattacgattcataacagtagcaaaattgtacttaagaagtagcaacaaaaacaattctaCAGTTGGCGGTCACTACAAcaggaagaactgtattaaagggccaacgcaacaggaaggttgagacccactatgctctgtagtcctggctgtcctggagtaactGCATAGAGCAAGCTGATCCTCAAACCCACAGATCcatctgggtactgggattagaggttcgggccaccatgcctggctacttgcAATGAATGCTAAAGCTTTATGCACGCAGGCCTCTCCTGTGACTAGGTCTGCTATATCCCGAGTTCCCTGGCCAATGAGCACTCTCATGAGATCGCAGGGAATACGtagtccacagagaaacctggcaCGCAGCAGGAAACCCTCTTCTAGTCAGATTAAGAAAGGCAGGGGAGCACCCTGGCTAAGTACTGACCGTGGCTGGGGGGCAGCAGGCCACTTAGGTAGGGGAGGTAGGGGAGGCTGGCTCTTCTCAGCTCTTCCAGCTCCTCCCGCAGCTTGCGCACCTGGCTGTCAGACCGGCTGACCCTTTGCCGAAGGCTCTTCAGCTCTCCGTTCTTCTTTTCCACTTGCTCCCGCAGGCAGCATACCTGGCTCTTGTTCTGACGAGCCGAGAAGCAGTAAGAGTGCAGGGAGTCGATGAGCTTGCAGGCCCCTGAGGCCGAGAGGATGACCTCGTTGATGGACATGGGGCTGGCGTCACTGTGCTCACTCTGCACGGCCTCTGCCGCTGGCTTTGGGGTTACATCAGTCGGAGGGGCGGAGGGGCTCTGGGAAGCCTTCTGAGGAGTTGCCGTAAGTGAGGAACTTGGGGGACTCTGGGCCACACTATTTCCACTGCACTTTGGCTCCATCTCTCTCTTCGGCCTCTTTCGGTCCACGGGCTCACGGGGGACAGATGGCCTCTCTCGGGCGTGTTTCGAGGAGAAGCTGTAAGAATGGAGTGAGCCAATGAACTTGCAAGCTCCAGATCCCGGGGGCGTGAAGTCGTCCATGGAAATGCCGCTCTTGTCTGGCCCGCCTGCATCAGCGGAGGAAGAGGCCTTCTGGTGGTCAGCCTCTGTAGCAGACACTTGCGCTCCTTCCTGGCTGCCGGCCAGTGGGGCAGGCTGGCCATCTCCTGGAGTTCTTTCCAGAGCCTGCCCCTCCTCTTTGCTGACAGCACCTGGGGTGGCCTTGGGGGTTGCATCACCTTGTGGAGAAGCTCGCTTCAACTTTCGGGACCCAGGCTTGGTCATCAAGTTGTCACTTGGGGGGATGGAGGAGCCTACGgttccttttcctgttgttgtgcTTGTGTGGCCCCTCATGGTCCCTGTGGTTTTTCTCCTAGCATGGCCATGGCCTCCAGCCCCCCTCTTCTTCTCTGACAGGTGGAAAATAGAGGGCACAGCTGTGGGCTTCAGCAGGCGATGCTGGTCCTCCAGCCTTTTGGAGAAGCTGTCTTTGGTAAAATGCTCACTACAGAGGAATGAATACTTAGTAGGGGTCCAATTATCTCTCTGAACAGCTTTTAACCACTGGATCAGCCGTTTGGAGTCCTTTAGGGGGAACCTGCAGGACAAATAACAGTACTTAGAAATATTGCAATGCTTTCCTCTAAAATTATCATTGATAAAAGCAAACAGCCAAACCCATACTGATGTCATCTGCTTAAAACCTAGTAAGGATTTCAGGACCACCTTGCAGGTCATTACTGAAAAGGGGAAAGCCCTACTGTTTACATAGGGCCCTGAGTCTATAGGGCAGAGGAACGAAGGATACTCCCCATAGGTGGCAAATGACCCTGGGCACAAAGGATGCTCAGAGGCACCAACTAGAATCCAGACAACAGGAAATAGCTTTCACAAGTGGACTACTCACCAAATCATCTGTACCCGAAAAGTAGGTTTCTGGGTGCTAGAACCCTAAAGAGAAGCTAAGCAACAGAATTGGGACCAAGAGCCCAGGAAATATCTCAGAGGCTGGGCTGGGCCACAGCTGGGGCTGAAGTAGCTAAGGGTTATAGGAAGCAGCTTTAGCACAAAGACCCAAGAGCTCTAGCCAGGCACCACTCTACACGGGCACAGCTGTATTGGGGTTACTCTGAAGTAGGAAGATCCCAAGTGCACCATCTGCCTGGCTACAAAGTCAGTTCAAGGCCTATCTGGGGCAACTTAGTGTCTcttaaaaaaaggaggagggggagggagtgctGTGGTggatacctgtaattccagtatgcAGGAGGTAAGGTGGATGATTCAGAGTTCAATGTTGCCCTTAGCTACATATGAGGCCAGCCTCGgctgagattttgtctcaaaatgaGACAGacgaacaaaaagaaaagaaaagaaaggaaaaggaaaaagagtgagGAGTGTAGCTTACTGGTAGAACGCCTTGTGCTCCTGGGTTTTTCTTCTGCTAGGCAGCAAAACTGTTCCTTTAGGAGCCTAGGTACACGTTTAGGAAGCTACACTGAGTGAGCCAGTCATAGGCTGGGGCGGAAGTAgaaacttttaatcccagcacttgggaggcaagagttaaggccaacctggtctatggaACAGGCAGGAGTaagtagagagaccctgtctcaaaaggaaaggaggaaaaaaaaaaaaaagcaacaagttgtttgtggtggctcatgcctcaggggaggcagaggcaggagggctgtgACAAGTCGGAGGCCAGTATAGACTATAGCAATGAATTGTAGGCCAAACAAGGCTAGTCaacaagaccttgcctcaaaagaccaaaaacacaacaacaaaaccccaaacaccccaacaataaaaatgataaaatttaagttgtattttatatcataagaggaaaattggaaaaaaaaaaaaagacgcgcAATGACATACTTAATAATTTCTTCTCTCATCTGATGAAGCGGTTTAACAATCATTTATTAAGGCAGGATCTGTAAGACCAAACTGACTACACATGGTAGAGTTGGTGGTCATGCTCACCTGCTAAGAGCTCCACCTGAGGTCTTCCGGCCCTCAGGAGCCCGCTGTGGACCAAGCCTGGCCCTAACAAGATGGATCTGGACATTCTAAGCAAGGTGACCTTCTAACCTTGTTTCTCAATATTTAGTAAGCTAGATTCCAAGAGTTCCCCCCAAAGCCCCCGCCCCAAATTCCGGCACTGTCTACCCCCATGCCTCAGAACATCGGGAATACCAACAGCAATCCCTGCAACTCTGCCTCGTTTTCAAAAAAACTGTTCACAAAACTTCTGGGACACGGTCTAAGTGAAATTGTTACGGAATCATTCTGGTTGATTTATAAGTTTGTTT
This genomic interval carries:
- the Thap4 gene encoding peroxynitrite isomerase THAP4 isoform X1, producing the protein MVICCAAVNCSNRQGKGEKRAVSFHRFPLKDSKRLIQWLKAVQRDNWTPTKYSFLCSEHFTKDSFSKRLEDQHRLLKPTAVPSIFHLSEKKRGAGGHGHARRKTTGTMRGHTSTTTGKGTVGSSIPPSDNLMTKPGSRKLKRASPQGDATPKATPGAVSKEEGQALERTPGDGQPAPLAGSQEGAQVSATEADHQKASSSADAGGPDKSGISMDDFTPPGSGACKFIGSLHSYSFSSKHARERPSVPREPVDRKRPKREMEPKCSGNSVAQSPPSSSLTATPQKASQSPSAPPTDVTPKPAAEAVQSEHSDASPMSINEVILSASGACKLIDSLHSYCFSARQNKSQVCCLREQVEKKNGELKSLRQRVSRSDSQVRKLREELEELRRASLPYLPYLSGLLPPSHEPPKMNPVVEPLSWMLGTWLSDPPGVGTFPTLQPFQYLEEVHISHVGQPMLNFSFNSFHPETHKPMHRECGFIRLKPDTNKVAFVSAQNTGIVEVEEGEVNGQELCISSHSISRISFAKEPHVEQITRKFRLNSEGKLEQTVSMATTTQPMTQHLHVTYKKVTP